A region of Stigmatopora nigra isolate UIUO_SnigA chromosome 6, RoL_Snig_1.1, whole genome shotgun sequence DNA encodes the following proteins:
- the rbm34 gene encoding RNA-binding protein 34 isoform X1: MRKKAPSSAEASSSYCLGQVSGSLSKCAASASLSALFGASAAPPTGKLFVPVGGDLSQPAPPVGGDRSQPGLPVGGNLSQPAPPVGGVLSQPAPPAGGVLSQPAPPAGGVLSQPAPPAGGVLSQPAPPAGGVLSQPAPPAGGVLSQPPAQLPAQLQAQFPAGRHKKPKVKTEGELRLERRELSLLTADEAGRAPARRKRAVREAQDGPEGQRWTSKRRRREDRTAFVGNLPSDCTEKMLLGLFRNDGAVESIRFRSLVREDLDVSQRLAAVKRQARPCTRSINAYVVFRKPEGVVKAMCRNGTEIQKDYIIRVDRVSQEAQKTHDHKRSVFVGNLDFELQELALRHHFQDCGTVKAVRLVRDQRTGLGKGFGYVLFESSDSVQLALKLDGSHLKGRAVRVQRSSKKKADGAPAEKKAGGRAPAKKAGGRAPAKKATAAAVNVEPRHAFKGEMAEPTPRGKKKTGQKKLKKRGKRVC, from the exons CGCCGAGGCTTCGTCGAGCTACTGCTTGGGCCAGGTGTCTGGAAGTCTTAGCAAGTGTGCGGCTTCTGCCTCGCTCTCGGCTTTGTTTGGCGCCTCCGCCGCGCCGCCAACGGGAAAGCTTTTCGTGCCGGTAGGGGGCGACCTCTCGCAGCCGGCCCCTCCGGTAGGGGGCGACCGCTCGCAGCCGGGCCTTCCTGTAGGGGGCAACCTCTCGCAGCCGGCCCCTCCTGTAGGGGGCGTCCTCTCGCAGCCGGCCCCTCCGGCAGGGGGCGTCCTCTCGCAGCCGGCCCCTCCGGCAGGGGGCGTCCTCTCGCAGCCGGCCCCTCCGGCAGGGGGCGTCCTCTCGCAGCCGGCCCCTCCGGCAGGGGGCGTCCTCTCGCAGCCGGCCCCTCCGGCAGGGGGCGTTCTCTCGCAGCCCCCCGCGCAG CTTCCGGCCCAGCTTCAGGCCCAGTTTCCGGCCGGGCGCCACAAAAAGCCCAAGGTGAAAACGGAAGGCGAGCTGAGACTGGAGAGAAG GGAACTGAGCCTGCTGACCGCCGACGAGGCCGGGCGGGCGCCGGCCCGGCGGAAGCGGGCCGTGCGGGAGGCGCAGGATGGCCCCGAGGGCCAGCGCTGGACGTCCAAACGCCGACGGCGGGAAGACAGGACGGCGTTTGTGGGGAACCTGCCTAGCGACTGCACCGAGAAG ATGCTGCTCGGGCTGTTCCGGAATGACGGCGCCGTGGAGTCCATCCGCTTCCGCTCCCTG GTCCGTGAAGATCTGGACGTGTCGCAGAGACTGGCCGCCGTCAA GCGGCAAGCGCGACCGTGCACCAGGAGCATCAACGCCTACGTGGTCTTCCGCAAGCCGGAAGGGGTGGTCAAAGCCATGTGCAG GAACGGGACGGAGATCCAGAAGGACTACATCATCCGCGTGGACCGCGTGAGCCAAGAGGCCCAGAAAACC CACGACCACAAGCGCTCCGTCTTCGTGGGCAACCTGGACTTTG AGCTCCAAGAGTTGGCGCTGCGCCACCATTTCCAGGATTGCGGCACGGTGAAGGCGGTGCGGCTGGTGAGGGACCAACGCACGGGACTGGGCAAAGGCTTCGGTTACGTCCTCTTTGAG AGTTCGGACTCGGTCCAACTGGCCCTGAAGCTGGACGGTTCCCACCTGAAGGGTCGCGCCGTCCGGGTCCAAAGGTCCAGCAAGAAGAAGGCCGACGGAGCGCCGGCCGAAAAGAAGGCCGGCGGCCGGGCTCCCGCAAAGAAGGCTGGCGGCCGGGCTCCCGCAAAGAAGGCGACCGCCGCCGCGGTCAATGTGGAGCCGCGTCACGCCTTCAAGGGCGAGATGGCCGAGCCCACGCCAAGAGGCAAAAAGAAAACGGGCCAGAAGAAGCTAAAGAAGAGAGGGAAACGAGTGTGTTGA
- the rbm34 gene encoding RNA-binding protein 34 isoform X2 — MRKKAPSSAEASSSYCLGQVSGSLSKCAASASLSALFGASAAPPTGKLFVPVGGDLSQPAPPVGGDRSQPGLPVGGNLSQPAPPVGGVLSQPAPPAGGVLSQPAPPAGGVLSQPAPPAGGVLSQPAPPAGGVLSQPAPPAGGVLSQPPAQLQAQFPAGRHKKPKVKTEGELRLERRELSLLTADEAGRAPARRKRAVREAQDGPEGQRWTSKRRRREDRTAFVGNLPSDCTEKMLLGLFRNDGAVESIRFRSLVREDLDVSQRLAAVKRQARPCTRSINAYVVFRKPEGVVKAMCRNGTEIQKDYIIRVDRVSQEAQKTHDHKRSVFVGNLDFELQELALRHHFQDCGTVKAVRLVRDQRTGLGKGFGYVLFESSDSVQLALKLDGSHLKGRAVRVQRSSKKKADGAPAEKKAGGRAPAKKAGGRAPAKKATAAAVNVEPRHAFKGEMAEPTPRGKKKTGQKKLKKRGKRVC, encoded by the exons CGCCGAGGCTTCGTCGAGCTACTGCTTGGGCCAGGTGTCTGGAAGTCTTAGCAAGTGTGCGGCTTCTGCCTCGCTCTCGGCTTTGTTTGGCGCCTCCGCCGCGCCGCCAACGGGAAAGCTTTTCGTGCCGGTAGGGGGCGACCTCTCGCAGCCGGCCCCTCCGGTAGGGGGCGACCGCTCGCAGCCGGGCCTTCCTGTAGGGGGCAACCTCTCGCAGCCGGCCCCTCCTGTAGGGGGCGTCCTCTCGCAGCCGGCCCCTCCGGCAGGGGGCGTCCTCTCGCAGCCGGCCCCTCCGGCAGGGGGCGTCCTCTCGCAGCCGGCCCCTCCGGCAGGGGGCGTCCTCTCGCAGCCGGCCCCTCCGGCAGGGGGCGTCCTCTCGCAGCCGGCCCCTCCGGCAGGGGGCGTTCTCTCGCAGCCCCCCGCGCAG CTTCAGGCCCAGTTTCCGGCCGGGCGCCACAAAAAGCCCAAGGTGAAAACGGAAGGCGAGCTGAGACTGGAGAGAAG GGAACTGAGCCTGCTGACCGCCGACGAGGCCGGGCGGGCGCCGGCCCGGCGGAAGCGGGCCGTGCGGGAGGCGCAGGATGGCCCCGAGGGCCAGCGCTGGACGTCCAAACGCCGACGGCGGGAAGACAGGACGGCGTTTGTGGGGAACCTGCCTAGCGACTGCACCGAGAAG ATGCTGCTCGGGCTGTTCCGGAATGACGGCGCCGTGGAGTCCATCCGCTTCCGCTCCCTG GTCCGTGAAGATCTGGACGTGTCGCAGAGACTGGCCGCCGTCAA GCGGCAAGCGCGACCGTGCACCAGGAGCATCAACGCCTACGTGGTCTTCCGCAAGCCGGAAGGGGTGGTCAAAGCCATGTGCAG GAACGGGACGGAGATCCAGAAGGACTACATCATCCGCGTGGACCGCGTGAGCCAAGAGGCCCAGAAAACC CACGACCACAAGCGCTCCGTCTTCGTGGGCAACCTGGACTTTG AGCTCCAAGAGTTGGCGCTGCGCCACCATTTCCAGGATTGCGGCACGGTGAAGGCGGTGCGGCTGGTGAGGGACCAACGCACGGGACTGGGCAAAGGCTTCGGTTACGTCCTCTTTGAG AGTTCGGACTCGGTCCAACTGGCCCTGAAGCTGGACGGTTCCCACCTGAAGGGTCGCGCCGTCCGGGTCCAAAGGTCCAGCAAGAAGAAGGCCGACGGAGCGCCGGCCGAAAAGAAGGCCGGCGGCCGGGCTCCCGCAAAGAAGGCTGGCGGCCGGGCTCCCGCAAAGAAGGCGACCGCCGCCGCGGTCAATGTGGAGCCGCGTCACGCCTTCAAGGGCGAGATGGCCGAGCCCACGCCAAGAGGCAAAAAGAAAACGGGCCAGAAGAAGCTAAAGAAGAGAGGGAAACGAGTGTGTTGA